From Triticum aestivum cultivar Chinese Spring chromosome 4A, IWGSC CS RefSeq v2.1, whole genome shotgun sequence, a single genomic window includes:
- the LOC123082166 gene encoding uncharacterized protein has translation MRRTRGTRMATGRCGHTEHAPELHSLWLGFSTSGRLCAWDNLCALIITTEACSKAKAAHLHHWEERQPPRQPSTSPLPTSSPRQIERDAEKRREEEEKTCQLHPLHCVVRLALTCNHSTSTPCQILHPFLTNSCKFLLFGYLYMDVYPKK, from the exons ATGCGGCGAACACGAGGAACAAGGATGGCGACTGGGCGCTGCGGGCACACAGAGCACGCCCCAGAGCTCCACAGCCTCTGGCTCGGCTTCTCGACCAGCGGCCGCCTCTGCGCGTGGGACAACTTGTGTGCCCTCATTATTACCACTGAAGCCTGCTCAAAGGCGAAGGCCGCTCATCTCCATCACTGGGAGGAGCGCCAGCCGCCGAGACAGCCATCCACTTCGCCATTGCCGACGTCCTCGCCCCGGCAGATCGAGAGAGATGCGGAAAAGAGGCGGGAGGAAGAGGAAAAGACGTGCCAGCTCCATCCCCTCCACTGCGTTGTGCGCCTGGCTCTCACCTGCAACCATTCTACCTCCACCCCCTGCCAAATTCTCCATCCCTTTCTTACAA ATTCCTGTAAGTTCTTATTGTTCGGCTACCTGTACATGGATGTTTATCCCAAAAAATAG